A section of the Triticum dicoccoides isolate Atlit2015 ecotype Zavitan chromosome 7A, WEW_v2.0, whole genome shotgun sequence genome encodes:
- the LOC119330353 gene encoding DNA mismatch repair protein MLH1-like: MEADDPAPRGGAPPRIRRLEESVVNRIAAGEVIQRPSSAVKELVENSIDAGASTVSVTVKDGGLKLIQVSDDGHGIRCEDLPILCERHTTSKLSAYEDLQTIKSMGFRGEALASMTYVGHVTVTTITEGQLHGYRVSYRDGVMENDPKPCAAVKGTQVMVENLFYNMVARRKTLQNSNDDYPKIVDFISRFAVHHINVNLSCRKHGANRADVHSGTTSSRLDAIRNVYGASVVRDLMEIQVSDENAVDEIFKMDGFISNANYVAKKTTMILFINDRLVDCTSLKRATEFVYSAILPQASKPFIYMSINLPPEHVDVNIHPTKKEVSLLNQERIIEKIKDAIEEKLMNCNNTRIFQTQALNSSALTQANTRKDKGTEVSTPTGEKSQKIPVSQMVRTDPRDPSGRLHTYWQGQTSNLEKKSDLVAVRNIVRSRRNPKDASDLSSRHELVTEIDSNLHPGLFDIVKNCTYVGVADEVFALIQHNTLLYLVNVVNVSKELMYQQALCRFGNFNAIQLSEPAPLLELLTMALKDDESMSDVNEKEKLEIAEVNTEILKENAEMINEYFSIHIDQGGNLTRLPVVLDQYTPDMDRLPEFMLTLGNDIAWDVEKECFRTAAAAIGNFYALHPPILPNPSGKGIRLYKKNKDSMESAGQADNDLTSTEEDDIDQELLAEAEAAWAQREWTIQHVLFPSMRLFLKPPKSMATDGTFVQIASLDKLYKIFERC; encoded by the exons atggaggccgacGACCCGGCGCCGCGCGGCGGGGCCCCGCCCCGCATCCGGCGGCTGGAGGAGTCGGTGGTGAACCGCATCGCCGCGGGGGAGGTGATCCAGCGGCCGTCGTCGGCGGTGAAGGAGCTCGTCGAGAACAGCATCGACGCCGGCGCCTCCACCGTCTCCGTCACCGTCAAGGACGGCGGCCTCAAGCTCATCCAGGTCTCCGACGACGGCCACGGCATCCGG TGTGAGGACTTGCCAATATTGTGTGAGAGACATACTACCTCAAAGTTGTCTGCATATGAGGACCTACAAACAATAAAGTCCATGGGGTTCAGAGGGGAGGCTTTGGCCAGTATGACTTATGTTGGCCATGTTACGGTGACAACAATAACAGAAGGCCAACTGCATGGCTACAG AGTTTCTTATAGGGATGGAGTAATGGAGAATGACCCGAAGCCCTGCGCTGCGGTTAAAGGAACTCAAGTCATG GTTGAAAATTTATTCTACAATATGGTAGCTCGTAGGAAAACACTGCAGAACTCCAATGACGACTATCCAAAGATAGTGGACTTCATCAGTCGATTTGCAGTCCATCACATCAATGTGAACCTCTCTTGTAGAAAG CATGGAGCCAATAGAGCAGATGTTCACAGTGGGACCACGTCTTCAAGGCTAGATGCTATTAGGAATGTCTATGGGGCTTCGGTTGTTCGTGATCTGATGGAAATACAGGTTTCAGATGAGAATGCTGTAGATGAAATATTCAAGATGGATGGTTTCATCTCAAATGCAAATTATGTGGCAAAAAAGACTACTATGATTCTTTTCATAAATG ATAGACTTGTAGACTGCACTTCTTTGAAAAGAGCTACTGAATTCGTGTACTCTGCAATACTGCCTCAAGCATCCAAACCCTTCATATACATGTCCATCAATCTTCCACCAGAACATGTGGATGTCAATATACATCCAACCAAAAAGGAG GTTAGCCTCTTAAATCAAGAGCGCATTATTGAAAAAATTAAAGATGCCATCGAGGAAAAACTGATGAACTGTAATAACACAAGGATATTCCAAACTCAG GCACTAAACTCTTCAGCACTTACTCAAGCTAACACACGAAAGGACAAGGGTACCGAAGTCAGCACGCCTACTG GAGAAAAATCTCAAAAGATTCCTGTGAGCCAAATGGTCAGAACAGATCCACGCGATCCATCTGGAAGGTTGCACACCTATTGGCAAGGTCAAACTTCAAATCTTGAAAAGAAATCTGACCTTGTTGCCGTAAG AAATATTGTAAGATCAAGAAGAAATCCAAAAGATGCTAGTGATTTGTCCAGTCGCCATGAGCTTGTTACAGAAATAGATTCTAACTTACATCCTG GCCTTTTCGATATTGTTAAGAATTGCACATATGTTGGAGTTGCCGATGAAGTTTTCGCTTTGATACAACACAATACCCTCTTATACCTTGTCAATGTGGTAAATGTTAG CAAAGAACTCATGTACCAACAAGCCTTGTGCCGTTTTGGGAACTTCAATGCTATACAGCTCAGTGAACCTGCTCCGCTTCTGGAGTTGCTGACAATGGCACTGAAAGATGACGAGTCAATGAGTGATGTAAATGAGAAGGAGAAACTAGAAATTGCAGAA GTGAACACTGAGATACTAAAAGAAAATGCTGAGATGATTAATGAGTACTTCTCTATTCACATTGATCAAGGTGGCAACCTGACCAGACTTCCTGTTGTACTTGATCAGTACACCCCTGATATGGATCGCCTTCCAGAGTTCATGTTGACTCTAGGAAATGAT ATTGCCTGGGACGTTGAGAAAGAGTGCTTCAGAACGGCAGCAGCTGCTATTGGAAACTTCTATGCGCTTCATCCTCCCATCCTTCCAAATCCATCTGGCAAAGGCATTCGATTATACAAGAAAAATAAAGATTCCATGGAAAGTGCTGGACAGGCTGATAACGATTTAACAAGTACAG AGGAAGATGACATCGACCAAGAGCTGCTTGCGGAAGCAGAGGCGGCATGGGCTCAACGCGAGTGGACCATCCAGCACGTCTTGTTCCCGTCCATGCGACTTTTCCTCAAGCCCCCTAAGTCGATGGCAACAGACGGAACATTCGTCCAG ATTGCTTCTCTAGACAAGCTTTACAAGATCTTCGAGAGATGCTAG